In the Triticum aestivum cultivar Chinese Spring chromosome 2B, IWGSC CS RefSeq v2.1, whole genome shotgun sequence genome, TTTGACTTTATGATTCCTTTTTTCGTGCGAAACTATGGTTCCTTCTTTCAATCCCCAAGTACTCTCGATTTTCCTATTGATACGTGCCAAAATATAGTTTCATGAGCAAAATCTTAGTCATATGCTAATTTAATATTTCACAATTCTTCAATATAAACAAGTTCCTAGGTTGAAACTTAATTTGTTATGttttcatttgaaaatttgctggaGGTGTTACTATAGAGTTTAATCATCAGATTTGCTAAATCTCATCGAAATGATATTTAGCTATGTCTCAACTAAATTTTGCACTGTAGCTCCAAGATTCGTACTGCTTATCACGCATGAGACAGTTTCAGGATGTTGCTGCGAGGTTTGTGTTTTTTGCCTGGGCCATCATCGGTTTTGATTCGTTTCGATGTCTTTCTTTAGTGGGCTGGGTGGAGATTTACCTACCTGGGCCATTGTATTTTTTGGTTGCCTGCGTATGCATtcatttttctgtttgtttttgttttccttGAAAATGTGAGAGAGTAAAAAAAGTAAGAACCAGAACCACCTTCCATGCCCCGTGAAGCCCTTGACCCATCCTCTAATCACATTCTCCGATCCAGTTGCGTGTCTACTCTCAACACAAAATTTGTCCAGATTTTTTGTGCCTGTGTATTTTCTTGTGTTTCTTTGTGCAGCTCAATCGAAATGGTCAAGGGACAAAACAAAGTAGAAGTAAAGACCAAAAAACAGCCTAATTGAAATACAGGCACGCATCGAACCAGCCCAATTGGAACGCACGCATGAATCAAGAGGAACAAAAAAAGCAGTGGCAAAGACAAAGGCCGAGGGGAGGCCATGGGAGTTgcggctttatatataaagcggggggtAAGCCTGTTTCGTGAATTGGGAACAGGGACTGCAAAACAGTGATGATGTCATATTAGATGtgttatgtcacatctagatgagcCTTAACAGTCCCTTCAATTATTATTTTCCTTCTAAAGAAGTGTTTGTATGCTTATAATTCTTAACTCATAATGTCTGATTCAGCATGAGGGCTAATCTTAGTGATCTTTATTTAATCAATAGCACATAAAAGAACAATCGGTCGGTGGCTTTGTTCCAGATTTAATAGCACCGGAGTTTAATCAAACCTATTTGAATCACTGATGTCCTATTATATTTTAGAAATGTTTTAAATACCGAAAAAGACCTGAACTAGAAACGATGTTTGCACACACCTGTGAATATTTTGAATGCCTCAGGCATTTGTCTTGTTTCTGTCGCAGGAAAGGGCTGGGTATTCTTGTCCATATATAGACTTGCGTCGACAATAAGTTTTTCAAACCTTTCATGCCTGAAAGGGCCAAGGAAAATGTTTAGGGAACGAAACAGGATATAGCAAGCTACACTCTAGAAATTTTCCTGCTTACAGAACTCACTCTTTCCATCCGAGGTTACTAGTGTGATCAATAAAGTTGAGGTGCCTTGGTACAGAAGAAAATGCATAAAAGAGATCTGCATTTAAATAAAAATTGCTTTAAAATTATTAAAACAAAGTGAAAGGGATGATCATTGGGCACTCGCCAAAACATATCTCTATAAACAAACAAACAATATATCCCTATTAAACAAACAAATCAACAATATATGCCGAGAAGCTCTATATATGTTGTCTTCATTAGTGGACATTTGTTGGTTGTGTGCAGAAAATGTCATTTTGTCATTTTTTTCCAGGTTTTTATATAAAGGAAAATGTGTACACTCCTACTGAGAGCAGCAAGCAACAATATTTTTCACCATAACTTGATGGTATAAAATCAAACGAGAAATCACTTGCAACGCCACCGGCCTTGCGCAGTGTGACTGGCCACATGGACTCACACATGATTGTGATGAGCGGGATGTAAGGCATCCCATGGGTAGCGCACTAAGCCCTGTTACGCATTACCCTTCTTGAAAGGAGTTCTTTTATTTGCGGAATATAGACTCTTACGGATGAGTTACACCCGTAAGTCAAGCATTATTGGTATACTGTACtacctccgtttctttttactccaaATATAAGATTTGCCTTCAGTCAAAGTTTGTAAACTTTGCCTAAGTTTATATTaaaatatatcaacatctacaatacaaaagatatacaatatgaaaattaattcattgatgcatctaataatattgattttatattataaatattgatatatttttcatacaattttggtcaaactttataaagtttgacttaacACAAAACTTAAATGCAAAGTAAAGAGAAACAGTGGGAGTATTAAATAAGGCTCAAAGATAAGAATGCAACCGTTCTGACTAACCTCAACCCTCTTAAATATGGTGCCACTGGCAATCTGTCATATCAAATGAAAGTGCTTTATGTGACGTTTGAGCAATATCCCAATGATAGCTCTCGCTGATTATCAAATTTCAGAAGCACACATGAGTTGCCCGACTTGGTAGGTTGTTGCAGAATTGATTAAGCAAGTGTAGTACCACGGAGTACGGACAACTATCCATAGAAGACCGTTCGAACAATTCAGCACAAAAACATACTGCAACGCCCTTGACTCCTTGAGGATGGTACTGAAATTGGCACAGCTAGAAACAGAGTTGTACAAAGGTGCAGCTAGTACCTAACAGTTTCAAGGACTAACAGCACGATCAAATTCAAATGTGAGATTTTAGACTGATTCATAGCTTGTAATGTCAGGCAACAACAACCAAAGAAAGCTATGTCAGCCGCCCCAGCTCAATGGTAACTTGTGTACAATCAAGTCGTAACTCGCAAGAAAGAAACCATCTCATTGAGTCTTGAGAGGCAAGCAATGGATCACATCGCAAATTCGCAATCATAACCATCCACGAATACCAACTACACCTTTTTCTATAACTAATTCCATGTATATCCAAGAACATAGAAAATTAATTAAACATCAAGGAAGAGCATACTACAGTAGTACATCAGAAGGGTGATTGCTAGAAGTATCTTACCGTCCTGCGTGACGAGAGGATAGTCCCAGGAGCTGAGCGTGACGAACCAGTCCCAGTCAGCCCCAATCCTGAGCAGCACGGCGGCGCCGTGCAGCGCCGCGGCGAGCACGGAGGAGCCCGTCCTGTCTACCGCGTAGCTCTCCCCTACCACGTCGACGTTTGTGAACTCCCTCCACGCCGCCTCGTCCCGCGCAGCGGCGGCCAGCTCCGTCCGCTCGTCCCGCGACGCCCCCGCGTCCAGGTGCAGCAGGTACTGGTTCCTCGGGTGGTACACCGCCCTGAGCAGCCTGAGGACCCTGCGGCCCTCTCCGCCCGTGCCGGATATCCAGTACGCGAAGGAGGGCGGGCTCCCAGGACCCCTCGCCACGAGCGGCGGCCCTGGCTGGACTCCCGCGCGGGGGTAGGCGAGCCCGTACGGGGAGGCGCGGAAGAGCACCAGCAGCGCCGCCGCAGCCAGCGCGGCGGCCGCGATGGCCGGCGGCAAGCGGCACGGCCTCATTGCACCGAGTTTCATGTTTTAGGAGGTTTGACCCGCGCGGCCGGCGGCATGAGGCGCACGGAACTGGAAGCGCGGTAATGGGTGGTAAGGGGAGAGCGTGAGCGttacggcggcggcgaggtggtcgTCGTCGACTAGTGCGTGGTTCGGAAATGGATGCTTGGACTGAGGGACGGGGACAGGAGGAGAGAGTTTTAAAAAGTTAGGCGGCACGGCACGGGCGCAAGGTGGCGTCGTGGGCCGAAAGGTTTAGAAGAAGGTGCGGTGCGGTGGTGGGAAGTTACCAGTTGGCATTTAGTTGTGGTGGGGCTGCGGGGTGTTCAAATGGGCGCGGCGGACGGACGGGCCGGCGTTCGGTTCGAAGGCAACACAAACGCCGACACCAAACCAACACAAAAACCAACCGGATTTTGGTCGCCATGTTTTGATCACTTGGGTGATCTTAATTTTGTCCCTCTAAACATTGTGATGATTTAATAAAGTTTTATGACACTTTTAAAGAAAAAACACTCAAATTCTATCAGAAAAAACAAACCACTCAAGAGTGCTTTTGTGCCTTCTAGATTAATTATGGATAATATTTTAACGGTTTACGAGTGTTTTCATACAATCAAAAACAAAAGAGAATGCAAAGAGGGTGTATACTAGGCTTACGTGAGAATTGGGTAAATTTCATTATGCAATGTGTGTCAACTATTGAATACCGAGTTCGGTTTAATGTGGAAGATCCGTTGTCACCTTACCTATTCTTGTTATGCACAGAGGGGCTGACTGCTCTTCTAACACATGCagagaaaaataaaaatattacAGGAGTGAAAGTTTGTAGGGATGGCCTACCCATTACTAACCTTCTCTTTGTTGATGACTCACTAATTCTTATGAAAGCTAGTTTGCACAACGCGGAAGTACTAAAATCAGCTCTAGATTCACTCAGTGCGGCCTTGGGGCAAATGGTTAGTGTTGATAAATCCAGCATCTTTTTTAACCCTAATATGAAGGTGGAAATCAGGGAACAAATATGTAACACATTGAATATAATGATTGAGGCCATTAATAATAGATATTTGGGCTTGTCAGCCAACGTCGGGTTAGATAAAACCGATTGTTTCCAATATTTGAAAATATTATGAAAATCAGTGGGTGGAAGAAAACATTACTTTCTGTCGGAGGTAAGGAGATCCTTCTCAAGTCTGTTGTCCAAGCCGTACCTACCTATGCAATGTCGGCCTataaaattcctaaaaaaaattAAAGGAATTATTGACCTGATGAAGCATTTTTGGTGGGGAGACGAGGAGAACCATAGAAGGGTGCATTGGATGGTCTGGTAGAAAATATGTGTCCCTAAGAATAAAGGAGGGGtgggtgtcgtggttttgtcacagcagatgtcctcgtgaaagaacTAAGTTGTGAGGCCATCACAGCTAGGtggtagcttgaacggggttggtCGAAATCGAAAGACGCGAGTTTTTAATCAGGCTCGGCCCCTCGTGGTGGAGGTAAAGTCTACATCCTGCTTGGTtgctattgatgatgatgatctcaaTTACAAGGGTGCTGTTTCGCTACCTCTATCTCAAGAGCTACTAATTTGTCTGTCTAGAACTTGTCCGTATGTCCTCCCCCCCTTGGGgcgccttgcccctccttatataagttgaaggggtcgGCTTACATGTAGAGTACTAGTAGGACTACAACTAGTCTCTTTTCTATTACAAGCTAGATACTAGTCCAGGGATTGTTCGAATGATCCAAAACTGGCCTGCTGGGCACCCCCATGTTGGGCCATGTTCTACCTTTGTCGGGTCATGCTTCCTCCGCCGGGTCTTGCTTCTCTTGTCGGGTCTTGCTATTTGGGTCGGGTCATCTTTTGGGCTTGCGTAATCTGGCTTTAGCGGCCCTAAGGGTGAGCCGTCTCTTGTCCTCTTGGTTTCATCGACGGGTCTTGACCCTTGTGTTTAAGTGTCGGCTTATCCTcaacggggtatatccccgacagtgggCTTTTGTGATATTCACTATTTCAATTTGGCAATGTTGGCCAAATAGGCTTAGCATCTCCTAGAGAATCTCGACTCTTTTTGTGCTACTATTCTGAAAGCTAAATACTATCCTGATGGTGATTTGTTAGATACGGAGTACTAAGTTAAAGAAGGGCTCCTCTTTTACCTGGCAAAGTATTATGGCGGGTGTTAACTCTTTGAAACATGGTCATACTTGGCGAGTGAGGAATGACTAGAACATCAAAATTTGCAAAGACGCTTAGGTTCCGAATTGTGCCACTAGGAAAGTTGCTACTCCGAAGGGGGGACAACTGTTATCTAAGGTGGGGGATCTGATCGCTCCGGTCTCGAACAACTGGGATGAAGACCTGATTAGACAAACTTTGTGGCCCATTGAAGTACAAAGGGTACTCGCAATCCCACTCTCGCAACATGATATGCTAGATTTCATTGCTTGGCGCTACATGAAAAATGATATATTTTTGGTTCGGCCTGCCAATTTAGTGGAATGAGACTATCAACATGAAAATAAACTGAGACACACCAATGGAATGGGacaaaccacatctaaccatattTGGAGCAGGTTATGGAAATTATCGTGCCTGACAAAGGTTATTTTTTATCTAGCATACGCTACATGGCACTCTCCCATCCCGTGTTACGCTTGCGAACAAACATGTGAAAAATATTGCTGATTTTTCTTACTTGCTATGCTAGTCCAAAAGATATGAAGCACATGCTATGTCTTTGCAAGAAAGCAAGGGAGGTTTGGAAAAGTTTGGGGATGGATGATATTACTGATAGAGCATGTGAGATTGATCATGCTGGTGATGCAGTGTTGGAGTATTTACTTCTCTTGCCAGAACAAGAATTATGTATTATGGGTCATCAGAAAGCCCGCTCTGGAGTTGGAGACCGTCGCTGCTCCAGAGTTGGAGCCGCCGCCAGTGCCGGGCAACGGCGCCTTGGGGCAAAGGACCTCCCATGGAGATCCTTGCGATTAAACATTGCCTCACCATGGCGACTGAACTAGATTTGGATTGGATTTCACGGCGTGTGGAAGCAATGGAGTGGAGAATTGGTGGAACGATGTCGGATGCTAGTATTCAATCAAGGGAGTGTCGTGAGTGGGATACAGGTGGTCGCGGGAGATTGTTTTTGTGGCATATAGAATTGGCGGGAATGCACAGTGGCGGGAAGGAGCAGTGGACGCGGTGGAGGTAGAAATAGGGCACCACCGCGTGGCTCTGCCCTCTTCATGGTAGGTGTACGGGCGGCAGCTGAGCAAAGAGagctgcaatttttgcaaaagaccCCTTGTTGACCAAACAGTATATAACCAGAGCCGAGATAGACTGGTTACTTTTGAAAAGACCCACTATTGTGAGAGAAGTACCTCAAATAAGATTCAAAATGGGGCCTTTGAATTTTTATCCAAAGTAGACCACATTGGATGCACAATCAAAATTTTCATGGATTTTCTAGTTTTATTTCTATATTTCATCCATTTAGTGAATTTCTAGATATTTATCATAActtggtcaaatttgaactacaagtgtgtTGTATCTTGGTCCTGAAAACTAGCAAAAGCATTTTAACCTTTTGAATTGGTGGTGTGGGCACTAGGCACAACCAAAGTTGTAATTCCCAACCATCTGGTAGGAATGGTTAACCTTGcaagtttgaccacattttgaaaaaattaagcaaagaaaataaaaaaagcctCAAAAATTGAAATCCTTTTGCATTGAGCCATTTTATGTGAACTAGTTAGTGGGAAAAAATAATGAACTTGCAACACCACAAGTTTGGGTTTGGAAAAAAACCTTCACAAAGTGGCCTACCTTGTATGAACTTGCATGGGTTTCAAGGCATAAGCCCATGGCCATGGACAAATCCATGGCATAATCCATGATAAcatgtcaaaatttggcacaactaTTGGTGTTACCATTGTGGACAGTGTTTCCATAGGAATTTGCAATTATTTtgtaaaaaaacattttttttcattttccaagTGGTAGAAAGACCCCCTGGTTGTGAGAGAAGTAGCTTAAATAATATTGAAATTGGGGCCTTTGCATTTTTCATCCAAATTAGAGCACATTAGATGCACAATGCCCAagtttcataaatcttctagtttTACTTCTCTATTTCATCCATTTATTGAATTTCTAGATATTTATCAGAACTTgcacaaatttgaactacaagtgtgtTGTATCTTGGTCCTAAAAATTGGCAAAAATCATTTTTAAGCTTTTGAATTGGTGGTGTGGGAATTGGGCACAACCAAAGTTGGAATTCCCAACCATCTGGTAGGAATGGTCAACCTTGTAAGGTTAACCacattttggaaaaaaaaatcaaagaaaataaaaaaggctaAAAAATTGAAATCCTTTTGCATTGAGCCATCTTATGTCAACTAGTTAgtgggaaaaataataaacttgcaatACCACAAGTTTGAAAAAAAACATTCACAAAATGGCCTACCTTGTATGAACTTGCATGGATTTCAAAGCATATGCCCATGGCCATGGCCAAATCCATGACATATCCCATGATAACATATCAAATTTTGGCATAACTATTGGTGTTAGCATTGTGTAAAATGTTTTCACAGGAATTTGCAATTATTTTGTAATAATAAACTTTTTTTCATTTTCCAAGTGCTAGAAAGACCCCCTAGTTGTGAGAGAAGTACCTCAAATAAGATTGAAAATGGGGACTTTGCATTTTTCATCCAAAGACCACCTTGGATGCACAAtgcccaagtttcatgaattttctaGTTTTATTTCTATATTTCATCCATTTATTGAATTTCTAGATAATTATCAGAACgtgctcaaatttgaactacaaatgtGTTGTATCTTGGTCCTGAAAATTGGAAAAAATAATTTTAAGCTTTTGAATTGGTGGTGTGGGGACTGGGAACAACCAAAGTTGAAATTCGCAACCATCTGGCAGGAATGGTCAACCTTGcaagtttgaccacattttgaaaaagaaacaaagaaagaaaaggCTCAAAAATTGAAATCCTTTTGCATTGAGCCATCTTATGTGAACTAGTTAgtgggaaaaataataaacttgcaatACCACAAGTTTGAAAAAGAACCTTCACAAAATGACCTTTTTTGAaaaggggaatatattaatatcaagtaGATATCAATTACTCCCAGCCTCTACACCACCAAGATGTCTAGAAACGtccaggatgcacacaaccaaaaaataaaataaaataataaaaagacCCTGCCACAGTGATCAATCATCCGCAGTAGTAGCACTCTAACCACCACGAAAGACAACACCTAGACTAGAAAGAAGGTTCTCCAaaagcaacgccttcaagaaggaaacaatgcacaagTGTTGTCGTTGCCCGATCAAAGATCATAGGTTTTCACACTCGAGAAAGACCGTgttcccaaaacaatgccttcaacaaggtcactgccaggcacaaccaataaaggccagaccttgggttttcaccctgTAAATCATGACTCGGTACTCAAAGGAGGACCACCAACAAAGAACTCCTCCAATGTTGTCGCCCCCACTTGCAGAGCCTACTACTACAAGTCACGTACCAGTAGGCTCACAGGAACTCGTGCCCGGTCTGGACGGGAACATATCCCGCAAGCCAAGTCTGGACAACTACCTGTGAAGCAAAGTCTTCATCGCATCCAAGACCCCGCCTTCGCCACTTGCAGTTCCTCCAATTACGCAGCGGCATTCTCCACATGTGTTGATCCCTTGGAAATCTTGGTGCTGACATGTCCCAAGGTGTCAACAAAAACAGAACTTCGTGATACCCCGATGAAGATAGTTATGCCGATGTTGCGGGTGTACTCGACTGACAATCCAATCAAGGTGTCCAAAGAGCGTCATATACGCCAGTCCTTGTTTTCCTTCTAAGGAGAAGTCCGGAACTCGCCGATGGACAAATCAAAGAGGACTGGTCGCAGGTAGAGTGGTGACTTTGCGTGAAGATCTCTAGGGCCATGAGGGACGCATCCCCCCGCCGCTCCAACACGTTGCCGTGCCCGAGGGCCGCCCGCGGCCAGAGATCACTACCAATAGCCACGACCGCTAGGAGACAgggcagtgatacgtccattttggatcatgttttcctactgttatttatattgtttcgATGCTTTACaacactttatggagtaattctaatgccttttctctcataatatgcaaggtttacataaagagggagaataccgacagttggaattctggacctgaaaaagctatgttagagatacctattatgcacatcttcaaatgagttgaaattttatggagaattattttggaatatataataaatattggagaaaataactaccagaggggggtgtCAGGTGGCCACAAGACACCAAGGCACGCCAGCCCCTCCAGGCATGCCTTGGTGGGTAGTGGGCACCctggcccacctccagtgcccatcttctggtatataaggtcttttgacctagaaaaaataagggaaggactttcgggatggagctccgctctctcgaggcgaaacttgggcaggagcacttttgcccttcggcggagcgattccgccgggggaacttccctcgtGAAGGGgtaaatcgaagccatcgtcatcacaaaCAACCCTCTAATCTTTGGGAGGCCAatgttcatcaacatcttcaatagcaccatctcatcccaaaaccctagttcctcttgtgttcaatctttgtaccgaaacctcGGAATGATACATGtggatgactagtagtgttgattacatcttgtagttgatgctagatggtttatttggtggaagattatatgttcggatctattatgctatttaatatccctatgatcttgagcatgaatattatttatgagtagttgcctttgttcttgagaccacgggagaagtcatgttgcaagtaatcatgtgaatttggtattcgtttgatattttgatgatatgtatgttgtgattcccttagtggtgttatgtgaacgtcgactacatgacacttcaccatctttgtgcctaagggaatgctttgtagagtagttattagatgatgggttgctagagtaacaaaagcttaaaccctagtttatgtgctatttcgtaagggaccgattttgatccatatgtttcatgctatggttagattgttatcttaattcttctttcgtagttgcgcatgcttgcgagggggttaatcataagtgggaggcttgttcaagtaagaacagcacccaagcatcggtccacccacatatcaaattatcaaagtagcaaacccgaaccaaaccaacatgatggaagtgaccctagatgaaattctcgtgtgctctcaagaatgctttgcttattataagagacatttctagcctgtcctttgctacaaaaaggattgggctactttgctgtactttatttactgttaccgttacttgctcattacaaattatcttactatcaacctacttgttaccgacaatttcagtgcttgcagaaactaccttgctaaaaaccgcttgtcatttccttctgctcctcgttgggttcgacactcttacttatcgaaaggactacgattgatcccctatacttgtgggtcatcaagcagcAGCCACCAGCCCTTGCTCCCGCAGCCTATGTTGTTAATCGACTAGAGATCGCCTTCGCACCAAGGCACGCTTCGCTGTCGTGCAGCCCGTCGCGCCACAGTCCCCTGTGCCATCGCCATTTCCATAGGGTGGAGCCATCAAACCcgagcgccacgccgccgcgcccaacACCAGCGCCGCGCTCGACCATGGAGAGGCCTACCCGTCCAGCGCCCACACGCATGAGGATGCcaaggccccgccgccaccgcccagTACGGGCTTTATCTGGCCGCGCCCCGTGGCGACGACAAGGTAGGAGGAGGGGAGACTAGCGGTGGGATATGAAGTCGCCCTCCTTGTCGCCTTGCAGGTGCAATGAGGGAGGGATCCGGAAATTTTGGATCTTTACTTGGGATCTATGGTCAATCGGCTGAAAAAATCACACAAAATGACCTACCTTTGTGAACTTGCATGGATTTCAAGGCATATGCCCATGGCCATGGCCAAATACATGGCATATTCCATGATAAgatgtcaaaatttggcacaactattagttttaccattgtggaCACTGTTTCCATAGGAATTTGCAATTATTTTGTAATAAAAACATTTTTTCATTTTCCAAGTGCTAGAAAGACCCCCTGGTTGTGagagaagtgaaggaaatatgccctagaggcaataataaagttgttatttatatttccttatatcatgataaatttttattattcatgctagaattgtattaaccgaaaacttagtacatgtgtgaatacatagacaaaacagaatgtccctagtatgcctttactacgctagctcattaatcaaagatggttaagtttcctgaccatagacatgtgttgtcatttgatgaacgggatcacatcattaggagaataatgtgatggacaagacccatccgttagcttagcataatgatcgttgagttttgttgctattgctttcatcatgacttatacatgttcctctgactatgagattatgcaactcccgaataccggaggaacaccttgtgtgctatcaaatgtcacaatgtaactgggtgattataaagatgctctacagatgtctccgatagtgtttgttgggttggcatagatcgagattaggatttgtcactccgtgtatcggagaggtatctctgggccctctcggtaatgcacatcactataagccttgcaagcaatgtgactaatgagttagttgcgggatgatgcattacg is a window encoding:
- the LOC123045199 gene encoding beta-glucuronosyltransferase GlcAT14A isoform X1, which encodes MKLGAMRPCRLPPAIAAAALAAAALLVLFRASPYGLAYPRAGVQPGPPLVARGPGSPPSFAYWISGTGGEGRRVLRLLRAVYHPRNQYLLHLDAGASRDERTELAAAARDEAAWREFTNVDVVGESYAVDRTGSSVLAAALHGAAVLLRIGADWDWFVTLSSWDYPLVTQDDLFYAFSSVPRHLNFIDHTSNLGWKEHERFEKLIVDASLYMDKNTQPFPATETRQMPEAFKIFTGSPWVILSRNFTEHCVHGWDNLPRRLLMYFANAAYSMESYFQTVICSSSDFRNTTVNGDLRYFVWDDPPGLEPRILDETHFDNMVNSSAAFARRFAEDAPVLKRVDDELLNRSSAQLVPGVWCRNLGEKQGGGDVKACSKWGDINVVRPGRAGERLRRFMSEIIHIRGCTVTAAS
- the LOC123045199 gene encoding beta-glucuronosyltransferase GlcAT14A isoform X2, whose amino-acid sequence is MKLGAMRPCRLPPAIAAAALAAAALLVLFRASPYGLAYPRAGVQPGPPLVARGPGSPPSFAYWISGTGGEGRRVLRLLRAVYHPRNQYLLHLDAGASRDERTELAAAARDEAAWREFTNVDVVGESYAVDRTGSSVLAAALHGAAVLLRIGADWDWFVTLSSWDYPLVTQDDLFYAFSSVPRHLNFIDHTSNLGWKEHERFEKLIVDASLYMDKNTQPFPATETRQMPEAFKIFTGRLLVSSKESSSSMALHG
- the LOC123045199 gene encoding beta-glucuronosyltransferase GlcAT14A isoform X3 — its product is MKLGAMRPCRLPPAIAAAALAAAALLVLFRASPYGLAYPRAGVQPGPPLVARGPGSPPSFAYWISGTGGEGRRVLRLLRAVYHPRNQYLLHLDAGASRDERTELAAAARDEAAWREFTNVDVVGESYAVDRTGSSVLAAALHGAAVLLRIGADWDWFVTLSSWDYPLVTQDGMKGLKNLLSTQVYIWTRIPSPFLRQKQDKCLRHSKYSQDVCWYHQRSHPAQWLSMGNSE